One part of the Engraulis encrasicolus isolate BLACKSEA-1 chromosome 17, IST_EnEncr_1.0, whole genome shotgun sequence genome encodes these proteins:
- the nog2 gene encoding noggin-2 yields the protein MGCSLQMLLPLLLLTLLSAHLGSCQHYLPHYRLRPSPSDHLPVPELHEDPDPEYDPREQDLVERTLRKKLGSNFDPNFMSISAPAQLNLSHAQLELRMQGPMPNEIKKLDLSETPYGKRVKVGKKARRKFLQWLWTYTHCPVVYAWKDLGARFWPRYIKEANCFSERSCSFPEGMFCKPVKSITKTFLRWYCQGFLRQKYCTWIPVQYPIISECKCSC from the coding sequence ATGGGCTGCTCCCTTCaaatgctgctgccgctgctgctgctgacactaCTGTCCGCTCACCTGGGCTCGTGCCAGCATTACCTGCCGCACTACCGACTCAGGCCATCCCCGAGTGATCACCTCCCAGTGCCAGAACTACACGAGGACCCAGACCCTGAGTACGACCCACGGGAACAAGACCTGGTGGAACGGACACTGAGGAAAAAGCTTGGAAGCAACTTTGACCCCAACTTCATGTCCATCAGCGCTCCCGCGCAACTCAACCTCTCGCACGCGCAGCTGGAGCTGCGCATGCAGGGCCCCATGCCAAACGAGATCAAAAAGCTGGACCTGTCCGAAACGCCATATGGCAAGCGGGTCAAGGTGGGCAAGAAGGCCCGCAGGAAGTTCTTGCAGTGGTTGTGGACGTACACGCACTGTCCTGTGGTGTACGCCTGGAAGGACCTGGGCGCGCGCTTCTGGCCGCGCTACATCAAGGAAGCGAACTGCTTCAGTGAGCGCTCCTGCTCGTTCCCAGAGGGCATGTTCTGCAAGCCGGTGAAGTCCATCACCAAGACCTTCCTCCGGTGGTACTGCCAGGGCTTCCTGCGGCAAAAATACTGCACGTGGATACCGGTGCAATACCCGATCATCTCCGAGTGCAAGTGCTCATGCTGA
- the LOC134467889 gene encoding uncharacterized protein LOC134467889, which yields MVKNALLGKSGGEDILEEYKSEKSLKHCTRRQLVNILASHMTERHGRIPTRQQREKYALGIITLFPALKDPFSPKGYEHFYDAEKGTGYLAWRLKTISRATAKRPAKEPSVPKDQGPKWRRQATTLPEQLDGDYCREPISFLIHTPEEASVLEKMKMTLQYRQDLVHDPQTRADVFKTFPRFLDVKGLVNEDFTLLFGAETSSKLLNKWDTTFKLKIIKEATQLTPSTDLCRLLKAAERHPESDDWDSDMATLLLLLHLLPPIVGCKKRTKISPTDAADRMVLFHKSCSSIAERRFEVREGKQPFIIAVGRARNKIDTYYIAVDKQLIPCRDTSSLGAFDELFKCHYVFNLSYDESLVQLYTFLQTAVFNIDVTRTWVSPRVRELRAKILNDNV from the exons ATGGTCAAAAATGCCCTGCTTGGGAAATCTGGTGGAGAAGATATTCTGGAAGAGTATAAATCAGAAAAATCACTAAAGCACTGCACCAGGAGGCAGCTTGTCAACATACTGGCAAGTCATATGACTGAGAGACATGG CCGGATTCCCACCCGTCAACAGAGGGAGAAGTATGCGCTGGGAATCATCACACTTTTTCCTGCACTGAAGGATCCATTCTCTCCGAAAGGCTAT GAGCATTTTTATGATGCAGAGAAAGGCACTGGATATCTGGCGTGGCGTCTGAAGACAATAAGCAGGGCTACAGCGAAGAGGCCAGCAAAGGAGCCATCCGTACCTAAAGACCAAGGGCCAAAATGGAGAAGACAAGCGACAACTCTGCCTGAGCAGCTAGATGGTGACTACTGCAGAGAACCCATTTCGTTCCTAATTCACACCCCTGAGGAAGCAAGTGTGCTGGAGAAAATGAAGATGACGCTTCAATATCGGCAGGACTTGGTCCATGACCCACAAACCCGCGCAGATGTCTTCAAAACATTCCCACGCTTTCTGGATGTCAAAGGACTC GTAAATGAAGACTTCACCCTGCTGTTTGGTGCTGAAACAAGTTCCAAGTTGCTTAACAAGTGGGATACAACATTCAAGCTGAAGATCATCAAGGAGGCCACCCAGCTGACTCCATCTACTGATCTGTGTCGTCTGTTAAAAGCGGCTGAGAGGCACCCAGAGAGTGATG ACTGGGACAGTGACATGGCCACTCTCCTGCTGCTACTCCATCTTTTGCCCCCCATAGTTGGATGCAAGAAGAGGACCAAGATCAGCCCTACTGATGCAGCGGATAGAATGGTGCTTTTCCACAAG TCATGCAGCAGCATAGCGGAACGTCGTTTCGAAGTCCGAGAAGGAAAGCAGCCATTCATCATTGCAGTTGGCCGTGCTCGTAACAAGATCGACACCTACTACATTGCTGTTGACAAACAGCTCATTCCATGCCGTGATACCAGCTCACTGGGTGCGTTTGACGAACTTTTCAAATGCCACTACGTCTTCAACCTCTCGTATGATGAGTCGCTGGTTCAGCTCTACACTTTTCTACAGACCGCTGTATTCAACATCGATGTAACCCGCACATGGGTGTCACCACGTGTCCGTGAGTTGCGCGCCAAGATCTTGAATGACAATGTTTAA